The following proteins are co-located in the Xyrauchen texanus isolate HMW12.3.18 chromosome 43, RBS_HiC_50CHRs, whole genome shotgun sequence genome:
- the LOC127636026 gene encoding sorting nexin-24-like, protein MHPIEVAIPSFRSEGSNVEKGYTVFKIEVLMCGRQHTVEKRYSEFHALHKMLKKIIKTAEIPSKHVRNWVPKVLEQRRQGLELYLQAIIMENEVLPKIFLDFLNIRHFPTLPKTESCGSFETESEESSKLTHQPALLFQRDPYLLPTTNDTFSNMVIEGVIRGIFYPYFQPR, encoded by the exons ATGCATCCCATAGAAGTGGCAATCCCGTCTTTTCGATCGGAGGGCAGTAACGTGGAGAAGGGCTACACG GTTTTCAAGATCGAGGTGCTGATGTGTGGTAGACAGCATACTGTTGAAAAACGATACAGTGAATTTCATGCTCTACATAAAATG cttaaaaagattattaaaactgcTGAAATCCCTTCAAAACATGTGAGGAACTGGGTGCCTAAGGTTCTTGAGCAGAGAAGACAGGGACTCGAACTCTATCTTCAG GCTATAATCATGGAAAATGAGGTTCTTCCAAAGATATTCTTGGATTTCCTCAATATCCGCCATTTCCCGACATTGCCAAAAACAGAGAGTTGCGG ATCATTTGAAACTGAATCAGAGGAATCAAG TAAACTGACACACCAGCCAGCGCTGCTCTTCCAGAGGGATCCATATCTGCTACCTACCACCAATG atacattttcaaacatgGTCATTGAAGGTGTGATCCGTGGAATATTCTATCCATACTTCCAGCCGAGGTAG
- the ggcx gene encoding vitamin K-dependent gamma-carboxylase, translated as MEPGASEATAGAPYTEPSKEKKKTSKDNKLASPAPSEQTSMMKRLFGFEKEDVSSWHRLVCLLNRPTDPASLGIFRFLFGMLMALDITQERGLSHLDYKYLDGAPVCRFPLFNFLKPLPMDWMFFVYFVMFLSAVGIMLGCFYRLACLMFISTYWYVFFLDKTAWNNHSYLYGLIGFQLTLMDANRYWSLDGLRTPKKRNIHVPLWNYTVLRSQIFIVYFIAGVKKLDADWVEGYSMKYLAHHWLFDPFKLILPVELVSLMVIHGGGLILDLTAGYLLFFDATRPVTMFFVSYFHCMNSQLFSIGMFSYTMLATSPIFCYPDWPRRFFGRFPEFFRPVLPLISPPPSPSSSCVYPNLPSGSGEQDEGNAAPKTSTPSFKHKLGAIFTILYIAEQLFLPYSHFITQGYNNWTNGLYGYSWDMMVHSRSHQHVKITYRDTLTGELGYLNPGVFTQSRRWKDHGDMLKQYATCLSQNLPRFNISDPEIYFDIWVSINDRFQQRIFDPRVDIVRADWSPFQPNSWLMPLLVDLSPWRHKFEEIEGSLDNQTEVVFIADFPGLHLENFVSEDLGNTSVQVLEGQVKVEIVDEKKNYSLQPGEKMQLPAGAYHKVYTVSEGPSCYMYIYVNTTEAELQKNFTKLFELQEKVRNGTETEPLPPELQPLITGLDVQDTNDSVIDPVVRLFLKRQKRMQEVKKRREASVVERFERFASKKYYSIRRGFLMTAIALRNLAVGLPPLEQLTQEVAYANLKEPEAEASQNERLKDEVGHGEL; from the exons ATGGAGCCTGGGGCGAGTGAAGCAACAGCAG GTGCTCCATACACTGAACCatccaaagaaaagaaaaagaccaGTAAGGACAACAAACTGGCATCCCCTGCCCCATCAGAGCAAACCAGCATGATGAAGCGTCTATTTGGCTTTGAGAAGGAAGACGTCTCCTCATGGCATCGGCTGGTGTGTCTCCTGAATCGTCCCACTGACCCAGCCTCACTAGGCATTTTCCGTTTCTTATTTG GAATGTTGATGGCACTTGATATAACCCAGGAAAGAGGCCTCAGTCACCTGGACTACAAGTATTTAGATGGGGCACCCGTGTGCCGATTTCCCCTTTTCAACTTCCTCAAGCCTCTTCCCATGGACTGGATGTTCTTTGTTTACTTTGTGATGTTCCTTA gCGCTGTTGGTATCATGCTCGGCTGTTTTTACCGCCTTGCCTGTCTGATGTTTATATCCACTTACTGGTACGTTTTCTTCCTGGACAAAACGGCCTGGAACAACCATTCTTATCTGTATGGACTCATTGGCTTCCAGCTCACACTCATGGATGCCAACAGATACTG GTCCTTAGATGGACTCCGGACCCCCAAGAAGAGGAACATTCATGTACCGCTGTGGAACTACACTGTGCTCAGATCTCAA ATTTTCATAGTGTACTTTATCGCTGGGGTCAAGAAACTTGATGCTGATTGGGTGGAGGGCTACTCGATGAAATACTTGGCGCACCATTGGTTATTTGACCCTTTCAA ACTGATCTTGCCTGTTGAATTGGTCAGTCTGATGGTGATCCACGGAGGGGGTCTAATTTTGGACCTCACAGCTGGGTATCTGCTGTTCTTTGATGCCACTCGGCCTGTCACCATGTTCTTTGTCAGCTATTTCCACTGCATGAATTCCCAGCTCTTTAGCAtag GAATGTTTTCCTACACCATGTTGGCCACAAGCCCTATCTTCTGCTACCCTGACTGGCCCAGGCGCTTTTTTGGACGTTTCCCAGAGTTCTTCCGGCCTGTGCTGCCCCTCATCTCTCCTCCCCCAAGCCCCAGCTCCTCGTGCGTGTACCCTAATCTACCCAGTGGGTCTGGAGAACAAGATGAGGGAAATGCTGCTCCCAAAACCTCAACACCAAGCTTTAAACACAAACTCGGAGCCATCTTCACCATCCTGTACATCGCAGAGCAGCTCTTCTTGCCTTACTCTCACTTCATCACACAG GGCTATAATAACTGGACAAATGGACTGTATGGCTACTCATGGGACATGATGGTTCACTCTCGCTCACATCAGCATGTGAAGATCACCTACAGAGACACCTTGACTGGAGAGCTTGGATACCTGAACCCTGGA GTTTTTACTCAGAGCCGGAGATGGAAAGATCATGGGGACATGTTGAAGCAGTATGCTACATGCCTTAGCCAAAATCTGCCCCGCTTCAATATCTCAGACCCAGAGATCTACTTTGACATTTGGGTGTCCATAAATGACCGCTTCCAACAAAG AATATTTGACCCACGTGTTGACATTGTGAGAGCCGACTGGTCCCCATTCCAGCCCAATTCATGGCTCATGCCGCTACTGGTCGACCTCTCGCCGTGGAGGCATAAATTTGAGGAGATCGAGGGGTCTTTAGACAACCAGACTGAGGTGGTCTTCATCGCTGACTTCCCAG GCCTTCATCTTGAAAATTTTGTGAGTGAGGATCTGGGGAACACCAGCGTTCAGGTTCTAGAGGGTCAAGTGAAAGTTGAAATAGTTGACGAAAAGAAGAACTACAGTTTACAACCAGGAGAGAAGATGCAG CTTCCAGCTGGTGCATACCATAAGGTGTACACGGTGTCTGAAGGCCCGTCGTGTTATATGTACATCTATGTAAATACTACTGAGGCAGAACTGCAGAAGAACTTCACCAAGCTTTTTGAACTTCAGGAGAAAGTACGAAACGGAACAG AGACAGAGCCGTTACCTCCTGAGCTGCAGCCGCTGATCACTGGCTTAGATGTGCAGGACACAAACGACAGCGTAATTGACCCTGTCGTGCGACTCTTCCTGAAACGACAGAAGCGAATGCAAGAGGTGAAGAAGCGGCGTGAAGCTTCTGTGGTCGAGAGGTTCGAGAGATTTGCCTCAAAGAAATACTACTCCATTAGACGAGG GTTCCTGATGACTGCCATCGCTTTGCGTAATTTGGCAGTGGGTTTGCCGCCGCTAGAGCAACTGACACAAGAAGTGGCCTACGCCAACCTGAAGGAGCCTGAGGCCGAGGCTAGTCAGAACGAGCGTCTGAAAGATGAGGTCGGTCATGGAGAGCTGTAA